A window of the Natronomonas salina genome harbors these coding sequences:
- a CDS encoding ribonucleoside-diphosphate reductase, with the protein MTQIEDTSREMRIDPESFAGGYFRNAVYRHWDPYEDIPQSLLEQDRQRLIESDIGHEQFEAFRASVAKFGAGEEAVTEDLAPLMLVFDDIDDQMFISSQIYEEAKHTQFFDRYWREVVNPVAEAKGWEVTSPTDQRYFPEGYVELFDRTEEAMHRLLEDGEDTPTNRAKAFCHYHLVVESVLAQTGYWGLQATFSEGPPENWNETEGDDVYLDGLIEGITRIRSDEGRHVGFGMHKVQRLVAEEGVDPDVVQQTLAELLPLVSETVQTDFDTDSDPTPLVEYAQEKLSKRIEIITNAEAELPPVEELVKIEGADDHAAAGDD; encoded by the coding sequence ATGACGCAGATCGAGGACACCAGCCGCGAGATGCGCATCGACCCGGAGTCCTTCGCGGGCGGGTACTTCCGCAACGCCGTCTACCGCCACTGGGACCCCTACGAGGACATCCCCCAGTCGTTGCTGGAGCAGGACCGCCAGCGGCTGATCGAATCCGACATCGGCCACGAGCAGTTCGAGGCCTTCCGCGCCTCGGTCGCGAAGTTCGGCGCCGGCGAGGAGGCCGTCACCGAGGACCTCGCGCCGCTGATGCTCGTCTTCGACGACATCGACGACCAGATGTTCATCTCCAGCCAGATCTACGAGGAGGCCAAGCATACCCAGTTCTTCGACCGCTACTGGCGGGAGGTCGTGAACCCGGTGGCCGAGGCGAAGGGCTGGGAGGTAACCAGCCCGACCGACCAGCGGTACTTCCCGGAGGGGTACGTCGAACTGTTCGACCGCACCGAGGAAGCGATGCACCGGCTGCTCGAGGACGGCGAGGACACGCCGACGAACCGCGCGAAGGCGTTCTGCCACTACCACCTCGTCGTCGAGTCCGTCCTCGCCCAGACCGGCTACTGGGGTCTCCAGGCAACCTTCAGCGAGGGACCGCCGGAGAACTGGAACGAGACCGAAGGCGACGACGTCTACCTCGACGGCCTCATCGAGGGCATCACCCGCATCCGCAGCGACGAGGGTCGCCACGTCGGCTTCGGGATGCACAAGGTCCAGCGGCTCGTCGCCGAGGAGGGCGTCGACCCGGACGTCGTCCAGCAGACGCTCGCCGAACTGCTGCCGCTGGTCTCGGAGACCGTCCAGACGGACTTCGACACCGACTCGGACCCGACGCCGCTCGTCGAGTACGCCCAGGAGAAGCTCTCGAAGCGCATCGAGATCATCACGAACGCGGAAGCCGAGCTCCCGCCCGTGGAGGAACTGGTGAAGATCGAGGGCGCCGACGACCACGCCGCCGCGGGCGACGACTGA